The Trypanosoma brucei gambiense DAL972 chromosome 10, complete sequence genome has a segment encoding these proteins:
- a CDS encoding T. brucei spp.-specific protein, with protein sequence MDGKERCFLRSSGICMNEQANEIAQAHNPCTRGRVQSSGTFLCNGEETTVLTEGGRGRVVEAKQ encoded by the coding sequence ATGGACGGGAAAGAGCGGTGTTTTTTGAGATCAAGTGGTATTTGCATGAACGAGCAAGCGAACGAAATCGCGCAAGCACACAACCCGTGTACACGTGGGCGTGTTCAGTCTTCGGGTACGTTTTTGTGCAACGGGGAAGAGACGACAGTATTAACAGAGGGAGGGCGGGGTAGGGTAGTTGAagcaaaacaataa
- a CDS encoding deoxyhypusine synthase, putative has protein sequence MAELAKSAVLVSSCTDDLLGDAKQVVVGPNQEDLHSAEAVLNRYSTVGFQASNLARAFSICEMMLTPQSPSPSLMPTEGDQTSESPVMVQPTLFVGVTANLFGTGCREAIRFLCTECVPLPNGVEPATPLDDMAGISCDGTGALKPSPCDSRALIHVLVVSGGAMEHDIRRACESYKLSREGAEEEGEQFHHPVERDRSRGKGTDCHFGNVRYNSSGVASRNLFSCVMRCLVKRLAEAQRKEKANREAAPIPEAYYDVCSWAITPSTLWYMAGLWMADIFTEALQETGEVTDEKVASEEGLKRAKSTVLYWAARNGVPIFSPSLTDGDIMEFILTAGDTGVPLLQLDLVADIHRLNRLAMRSRRTGMMILGGGVVKHHVCNANLMRNGADYAVFLNNAQEFDGSDAGARPGEAVSWGKLRLDSTAVKVYSEVTIVFPLIVVHVFVAWVRMMRSKGKENIRS, from the coding sequence ATGGCTGAGTTGGCCAAGAGTGCGGTATTAGTGTCATCGTGTACTGATGACCTGTTGGGTGACGCAAAACAAGTTGTTGTGGGGCCAAATCAAGAGGATCTGCACTCAGCAGAAGCCGTTCTTAATCGCTATTCAACCGTGGGGTTTCAGGCCTCAAATTTAGCCCGTGCTTTTTCTATATGTGAAATGATGCTGACACCCCAATCTCCATCCCCATCGTTGATGCCCACTGAAGGGGACCAAACATCTGAGTCACCAGTGATGGTCCAGCCGACATTATTTGTTGGGGTCACTGCCAACCTCTTCGGGACTGGTTGCCGTGAGGCAATTCGATTTCTATGCACGGAGTGCGTTCCATTACCGAATGGAGTAGAACCCGCAACACCACTGGACGACATGGCTGGAATATCATGCGATGGGACGGGTGCACTGAAACCCTCGCCATGCGACTCGAGGGCGCTCATTCACGTTCTTGTGGTGAGCGGCGGTGCGATGGAACATGACATACGCCGTGCGTGTGAGTCGTACAAATTATCACGAGAGGGGGCagaggaagaaggggagCAATTCCACCATCCGGTGGAACGTGACCGCTCCCGCGGCAAGGGGACTGACTGTCATTTTGGAAATGTTCGTTACAACAGCAGTGGGGTGGCGTCACGCAACCTTTTTTCATGCGTTATGCGCTGTCTTGTGAAGCGACTTGCGGAAGCgcaacgaaaggaaaaggcaaaCCGCGAAGCTGCTCCAATTCCCGAAGCCTATTACGATGTATGCTCGTGGGCCATAACCCCAAGCACACTTTGGTACATGGCTGGTCTGTGGATGGCTGATATATTTACAGAGGCCCTGCAGGAAACTGGCGAGGTTACTGACGAGAAGGTGGCCAGCGAAGAGGGACTGAAACGTGCGAAGAGTACCGTCCTCTACTGGGCTGCACGGAATGGTGTTCCAATTTTCTCACCCTCTCTTACCGACGGTGACATTATGGAGTTCATTCTCACCGCAGGGGACACTGGTGTGCCTTTACTGCAATTAGACTTGGTTGCAGATATTCACCGTCTTAACAGGCTTGCGATGCGAAGTCGACGCACGGGAATGATGATATTAGGCGGTGGCGTTGTGAAGCACCACGTCTGCAACGCAAATCTGATGCGCAACGGGGCTGATTATGCAGTGTTTTTGAATAATGCGCAAGAGTTTGACGGCAGCGACGCCGGGGCTCGCCCTGGTGAAGCAGTTTCTTGGGGCAAGTTAAGGTTGGACTCCACCGCAGTGAAAGTGTACTCGGAGGTGACAATTGTGTTTCCGTTGATTGTTGTTCATGTATTTGTGGCGTGGGTCCGAATGATGCGGAGTAAAGGCAAGGAGAATATCCGCTCGTGA